From the Lysobacterales bacterium genome, one window contains:
- a CDS encoding histidine phosphatase family protein, with product MTEILAIRHAQASFDADDYDQLSTLGEDQALRLGRWLAADHDIGFDAVVVGAMRRHQQTLAGIEQGFAEAGRPLPEAEIDPGFNEFDHGAVLSAFLATHPQHRPIDREAMPGPRDRMQVARYLLAALRHWASGAMESQLDEGWFGFRARVAAAMARLTERHHGRERVLLVTSGGVVAQLAQRALEVPDARSVDLNIAIRNSAISEFVVFDGGVRLLGFNQLPHLSAPGERKLWTHF from the coding sequence ATGACCGAAATCCTCGCCATCCGCCATGCCCAGGCCTCCTTCGACGCCGATGACTACGACCAGTTGTCGACCCTGGGCGAAGATCAGGCGCTACGCCTCGGGCGCTGGCTCGCCGCTGATCACGACATCGGCTTCGATGCCGTCGTCGTCGGCGCGATGCGGCGCCATCAGCAGACCCTGGCCGGCATCGAACAGGGCTTCGCCGAAGCCGGCCGACCGCTGCCCGAGGCGGAGATCGACCCCGGTTTCAACGAATTCGATCACGGCGCGGTGCTATCGGCATTTCTCGCCACGCACCCGCAACATCGCCCGATCGACCGCGAGGCCATGCCCGGCCCGCGCGATCGCATGCAGGTCGCGCGCTACCTGCTGGCGGCGCTGCGGCACTGGGCCAGCGGTGCGATGGAATCGCAACTCGACGAAGGCTGGTTCGGATTCCGTGCCCGCGTCGCTGCCGCGATGGCGCGCCTGACCGAGCGCCATCATGGCCGCGAACGCGTGCTGCTGGTCACCTCCGGCGGCGTGGTCGCGCAACTGGCGCAACGGGCGCTGGAGGTGCCGGATGCGCGTTCGGTGGATCTGAACATCGCCATCCGCAATTCCGCGATCAGCGAATTCGTGGTGTTCGACGGTGGCGTGCGCCTGCTCGGCTTCAACCAGTTGCCGCATCTGTCGGCACCCGGCGAACGCAAGCTCTGGACCCACTTCTGA
- a CDS encoding YggT family protein — protein MGHLANAGALIVQALFGLVIGLFFFRLLMQGLRVDFRNPLSQFVYKLTNPVLIPIQKALPVVRGWNLAALLITFLLTLIETWLLYRLAGLGLPVPALLVIALAMLIQFAATALLWMIIVRAVLSFVSPDPYNPVVQMLYRLSDPILKPFQKLIPPIGGLDLSPIFVVLALQLVRMLIAAPLAEFGLTMTGIGL, from the coding sequence ATGGGCCATCTCGCCAACGCCGGCGCCTTGATCGTCCAGGCCCTGTTCGGCCTGGTCATCGGGCTGTTCTTCTTCCGCCTGCTGATGCAGGGCCTGCGCGTCGATTTCCGCAACCCGCTGTCGCAGTTCGTCTACAAACTCACCAATCCGGTGCTGATCCCGATCCAGAAGGCGCTGCCGGTGGTGCGCGGCTGGAATCTCGCTGCCCTGCTCATCACCTTTCTGCTGACCCTGATTGAAACCTGGCTGCTGTATCGCCTGGCCGGCCTCGGCCTGCCCGTGCCGGCCCTGCTGGTGATCGCACTGGCGATGCTGATCCAGTTCGCGGCGACCGCCCTGCTCTGGATGATCATCGTCCGCGCCGTCCTGAGTTTCGTTTCACCCGACCCCTACAATCCGGTCGTGCAGATGTTGTACCGGCTCAGCGACCCGATCCTGAAACCGTTCCAGAAGCTCATCCCGCCGATCGGCGGGCTCGACCTCTCGCCGATCTTCGTCGTGCTGGCGCTGCAACTGGTGCGCATGCTGATCGCGGCGCCGCTGGCCGAATTCGGGCTGACCATGACCGGCATCGGACTCTGA
- a CDS encoding pyrroline-5-carboxylate reductase, whose translation MTTLAFIGGGNMARALIGGLIARGSDPRSMHVAEPVEAARYSLAAEFGVSVHADNRDAVRDAEIIVLAVKPQVMATVCRDLADQVAVRNPLLMSIAAGIQLQNFHGWFKPGARVVRCMPNTPALVGAGVTGLFADSRVDASARSRAEAIMAAAGATVWIDDETLMDAVTAVSGSGPAYFFLLMESLIAAAERQGLSATAARTLVLNTALGAARMANEDGSDDPATLRQRVTSPGGTTQAALDCFEAGGFRDLVDAAVVRATERGRELSTQFGA comes from the coding sequence ATGACAACCTTGGCATTCATCGGCGGCGGCAACATGGCGCGCGCCCTGATCGGTGGACTAATCGCGCGCGGCAGCGACCCGCGCAGCATGCACGTGGCCGAGCCGGTGGAAGCGGCGCGTTACAGCCTCGCCGCCGAGTTCGGGGTGTCGGTGCATGCCGACAATCGCGATGCGGTGCGCGACGCCGAGATCATCGTGCTCGCCGTCAAACCCCAGGTCATGGCCACGGTGTGTCGCGACCTCGCCGATCAGGTCGCTGTGCGCAATCCGTTGCTGATGTCGATCGCCGCCGGCATCCAGCTGCAGAACTTCCACGGCTGGTTCAAGCCGGGTGCGCGCGTCGTGCGCTGCATGCCGAACACGCCGGCGCTGGTCGGCGCCGGGGTGACCGGTCTGTTTGCCGATTCCCGCGTCGACGCCTCCGCTCGATCGCGGGCCGAGGCGATCATGGCTGCGGCCGGTGCCACGGTCTGGATCGACGACGAAACCCTGATGGACGCGGTGACGGCGGTGTCGGGGAGCGGCCCGGCCTATTTCTTCCTGTTGATGGAGAGCCTGATTGCTGCGGCCGAACGGCAGGGACTCTCCGCGACCGCCGCCCGCACCCTGGTCCTGAATACCGCGCTGGGTGCCGCGCGCATGGCGAACGAAGACGGCAGCGACGATCCGGCCACGCTGCGCCAGCGGGTGACGTCGCCCGGCGGCACCACGCAGGCTGCGCTGGACTGCTTCGAAGCCGGCGGATTCCGCGATCTGGTGGATGCCGCCGTCGTTCGCGCCACGGAACGCGGGCGCGAGCTCTCGACCCAGTTCGGAGCCTGA
- a CDS encoding YggS family pyridoxal phosphate-dependent enzyme, which translates to MTDLQERFQRTRTALDAATGTRAVRLLAVSKTQPAESVRAMAALGQRAFGENYVQEALTKQRDLADLDLEWHLIGPLQSNKCKDAAAHFDWVQSIDRDKLIPLLATFRPPDRAPLNLLVQVNIDAEAGKSGCAPAMVDALADAIAAQPRLRLRGLMAIPKPAEDPTQRRATFRRMRVLFDALKQRHADIDTLSMGMSDDFTLAIAEGANLVRIGSALFGPRG; encoded by the coding sequence ATGACCGACCTCCAAGAACGATTCCAGCGTACTCGAACGGCCCTTGATGCCGCGACCGGCACCCGCGCCGTCCGCCTGCTCGCCGTCAGCAAGACTCAGCCGGCCGAATCGGTGCGTGCGATGGCCGCGCTGGGCCAGCGCGCATTCGGAGAAAACTATGTGCAGGAAGCGCTGACCAAGCAGCGTGACCTCGCCGACCTCGACCTGGAGTGGCATCTGATCGGCCCCCTGCAGTCGAACAAGTGCAAGGACGCCGCGGCGCACTTTGATTGGGTACAGAGCATCGACCGTGACAAACTGATTCCGCTGCTGGCGACATTTCGTCCGCCCGATCGGGCGCCGCTCAACCTGCTGGTGCAAGTGAACATCGACGCTGAAGCCGGCAAATCCGGCTGCGCACCGGCGATGGTCGACGCGCTCGCCGACGCCATCGCCGCCCAGCCGCGGCTTCGCCTTCGTGGCCTGATGGCGATACCGAAGCCCGCCGAAGACCCGACACAACGCCGGGCCACGTTCCGCCGCATGCGCGTCCTTTTCGATGCCCTGAAGCAGCGCCATGCCGACATCGATACCTTGTCGATGGGCATGTCCGACGACTTCACGCTCGCCATCGCGGAAGGCGCCAACCTGGTTCGGATAGGATCGGCCCTCTTCGGTCCACGTGGATGA
- a CDS encoding type IV pilus twitching motility protein PilT gives MDIAELLAFSVKNKASDLHLSAGLPPMIRVDGDVRRINIPALDHKAVHSLVYDIMSDKQRRDYEEFLETDFSFEIPGLARFRVNAFNQNRGAGAVFRTIPSQILTLEDLNAPKVFKELIDVPQGLVLVTGPTGSGKSTTLAGMVDHINKNEYGHILTIEDPIEFVHQSQKCLINQREVHRDTHGFNEALRSALREDPDYILVGEMRDMETIRLALTAAETGHLVFGTLHTSSAAKTVDRIIDVFPAGEKPMVRSMLSESLRAVISQSLLKKVGGGRVAAHEIMVGIPAIRNLIREDKVAQMYSSIQTGAAVGMQTLDQCLQDLVKRGLITRTQASSYAKDKKLFE, from the coding sequence ATGGATATCGCAGAGCTACTCGCATTTTCGGTCAAGAACAAAGCGTCCGATCTGCATTTGTCTGCAGGCCTGCCGCCGATGATCCGGGTGGATGGCGATGTCCGTCGCATCAACATCCCGGCGCTTGACCACAAGGCCGTGCATTCGCTGGTCTACGACATCATGTCGGACAAGCAGCGGCGCGACTACGAAGAATTCCTCGAGACCGATTTCTCGTTCGAGATCCCAGGGCTGGCGCGCTTCCGCGTCAATGCCTTCAATCAGAATCGCGGCGCCGGTGCGGTGTTCCGTACCATTCCGAGCCAGATCCTGACGCTGGAAGACCTGAACGCGCCGAAAGTGTTCAAGGAGCTGATCGACGTGCCGCAGGGCCTGGTGCTGGTCACCGGTCCGACCGGATCCGGCAAGTCGACGACTCTGGCCGGCATGGTCGATCACATCAACAAGAACGAATACGGCCACATCCTCACCATCGAGGATCCGATCGAATTCGTGCATCAGTCGCAGAAATGCCTGATCAACCAGCGCGAAGTCCATCGTGATACCCACGGGTTCAACGAAGCCTTGCGTTCGGCCTTGCGCGAAGACCCGGACTACATCCTGGTCGGCGAAATGCGCGACATGGAAACCATCCGCCTGGCACTGACCGCCGCGGAAACCGGACATCTGGTGTTCGGGACGCTGCATACGTCCTCGGCGGCGAAGACCGTCGATCGCATCATCGACGTGTTCCCTGCCGGTGAAAAACCGATGGTGCGCTCGATGCTGTCGGAGTCGCTGCGCGCGGTGATCTCGCAGTCGCTGCTGAAGAAGGTCGGTGGCGGCCGCGTGGCCGCGCACGAAATCATGGTCGGCATTCCTGCCATCCGCAACCTGATCCGCGAGGACAAGGTCGCGCAGATGTATTCGTCGATCCAGACCGGAGCCGCCGTCGGCATGCAGACCCTCGACCAGTGCCTGCAGGACCTGGTGAAACGCGGCCTGATCACGCGCACCCAGGCGTCGAGTTATGCCAAGGACAAGAAGCTGTTCGAGTGA
- a CDS encoding PilT/PilU family type 4a pilus ATPase, giving the protein MSSVDFTSFLKLMVHKKGSDLFITAGIPPSMKVNGRIAPVTQAPLSPQACRDMVLNVMTPSQREEFEKTHECQFAISLQGVGRFRVSCFYQRNQVGMVLRRIETRIPGVEELGLPPVVKTLAMTKRGLIMFVGATGTGKSTSLAAMIGYRNQNSTGHIITIEDPIEFVHKHEGCIITQREVGIDTDSWENALKNTLRQAPDVILIGEVRTRETMEHAIAFAETGHLCLCTLHANNANQALDRVLHFFPEDRRPQLLMDLSLNLKGVVAQQLVPTPDGKQRRAAMEVLLGTPLVQDYIRDGEIHKIKEVMKESTNLGMRTFDQSLFELYQAGEISYEDALRHADSANEVRLRIKLAQGGDAHSLSQGLDGVELMDQ; this is encoded by the coding sequence ATGAGTAGTGTGGACTTCACCTCGTTCCTGAAATTGATGGTCCACAAGAAGGGCTCGGACCTGTTCATCACCGCCGGCATTCCACCGTCGATGAAGGTCAACGGGCGCATTGCGCCGGTGACCCAGGCACCGCTGTCGCCGCAGGCCTGCCGCGACATGGTGCTGAACGTGATGACCCCCTCGCAGCGCGAGGAGTTCGAAAAGACCCACGAATGCCAGTTCGCGATCTCGCTGCAGGGTGTCGGCCGATTCCGCGTCAGTTGCTTCTACCAGCGCAACCAGGTGGGCATGGTGCTGCGTCGCATCGAGACGCGCATTCCGGGCGTCGAGGAACTGGGCCTGCCACCGGTCGTGAAGACGCTGGCGATGACCAAGCGCGGCTTGATCATGTTTGTCGGCGCAACCGGCACCGGCAAATCGACGTCGTTGGCGGCGATGATCGGTTATCGCAACCAGAATTCGACCGGCCACATCATCACGATCGAGGACCCGATCGAATTCGTGCACAAGCACGAGGGCTGCATCATCACCCAGCGCGAAGTCGGCATCGATACCGATTCCTGGGAAAATGCGCTGAAGAACACCTTGCGCCAGGCGCCCGACGTCATCCTGATCGGCGAAGTGCGTACCCGCGAGACCATGGAGCACGCGATCGCGTTCGCCGAAACCGGACACCTCTGCCTCTGCACCCTGCATGCCAACAACGCCAACCAGGCATTGGATCGCGTGCTGCACTTCTTCCCGGAAGACCGTCGCCCGCAGTTGTTGATGGACTTGTCGCTGAACCTGAAGGGCGTGGTCGCACAGCAGCTGGTGCCCACGCCGGATGGCAAGCAGCGCCGCGCGGCGATGGAGGTTCTGCTCGGCACGCCGCTGGTGCAGGATTACATCCGCGACGGCGAGATCCACAAGATCAAGGAAGTGATGAAGGAGTCGACCAACCTCGGCATGCGCACCTTCGACCAGAGCCTGTTCGAGTTGTACCAGGCCGGCGAAATCTCCTACGAGGATGCCTTGCGTCACGCCGATTCGGCGAACGAAGTGCGCTTGCGCATCAAGCTGGCCCAGGGCGGCGACGCCCATTCGCTGTCGCAGGGGCTGGATGGCGTCGAATTGATGGATCAGTAG
- a CDS encoding DUF2007 domain-containing protein has product MRCVYVAENLIDAHLVRDRLCDDGIPAEIHGEDLTGSFGLLPGYVSVWVPEVQSLDADQVLESFRPSEADEAERGDFSLPDGAAPV; this is encoded by the coding sequence ATGCGCTGCGTCTACGTCGCGGAGAACCTGATCGACGCCCATCTGGTGCGCGACCGGCTCTGCGACGATGGCATTCCCGCGGAAATCCACGGCGAGGACCTGACCGGCAGCTTCGGCCTCCTTCCCGGCTACGTCTCGGTCTGGGTGCCGGAAGTCCAGTCCCTCGACGCCGACCAAGTGCTCGAATCGTTCCGGCCAAGTGAGGCGGATGAAGCGGAACGAGGGGATTTCTCCCTCCCGGACGGCGCGGCGCCGGTGTAA
- a CDS encoding porin: MSHARRLSVLAIASALSLPAHAEYQFDRIGEYDAFVDGVLQTDYNRFDDDVRDFVDDAEFRRAEIIFRLKNEKNTEFFVGYDPRADKWLDVYAKFMVGPGGQFRVGQFKQNMNMEELISTKSIDFVSRALPNAFTIGRRLGVEYMQFGSNWTASAGVYDRELTNNGGKGTGVVVRATYAPLYELEETLHFGVAVSSQEQSKNVARFSTRPEADLANFRLVDTGNIANAERNNQIGLEAAYSKGPWAVQGEYIRADVSRGAGLDDYSADGYYVYGTWFVTGEAKTYKQGKFDYPVPNDPGKGALELGLRYSSIDLDDGSVLGGEEQNWTVGANWYWRSNFKLALDYTAVSSEKNGVSDDPNLVTARFQFMF, from the coding sequence ATGTCACATGCTCGTCGTTTGTCTGTCCTGGCGATTGCCAGCGCGTTGTCCCTGCCGGCCCACGCCGAGTACCAGTTCGACCGCATCGGCGAATACGACGCCTTTGTCGACGGCGTATTGCAGACCGATTACAACCGGTTCGACGATGACGTGAGGGACTTCGTCGACGATGCCGAATTCCGCCGCGCCGAGATCATCTTCCGCCTGAAGAACGAGAAGAACACCGAGTTCTTCGTCGGCTACGACCCGCGCGCCGACAAGTGGCTCGACGTCTACGCCAAGTTCATGGTCGGCCCCGGCGGACAGTTCCGCGTCGGCCAGTTCAAGCAGAACATGAACATGGAAGAATTGATCTCGACCAAGAGCATCGACTTCGTCTCGCGCGCACTGCCGAATGCCTTCACGATCGGCCGTAGGCTCGGTGTCGAATACATGCAGTTCGGCAGCAACTGGACCGCATCGGCGGGCGTCTATGATCGCGAACTGACCAACAACGGTGGCAAGGGCACGGGCGTGGTCGTGCGTGCGACCTATGCGCCGCTCTACGAACTCGAGGAAACCCTGCACTTCGGCGTCGCCGTGTCGTCGCAGGAACAGTCCAAGAATGTCGCGCGCTTCTCGACGCGCCCCGAGGCCGATCTCGCGAACTTCCGCCTGGTCGACACCGGCAACATTGCGAATGCCGAGCGCAACAACCAGATCGGTCTGGAAGCCGCCTATTCGAAGGGACCGTGGGCCGTGCAGGGCGAGTACATCCGCGCCGACGTGTCACGCGGTGCCGGTCTCGACGATTACAGCGCCGATGGCTACTACGTCTATGGCACCTGGTTCGTCACCGGCGAAGCCAAGACCTACAAGCAGGGCAAGTTCGACTATCCGGTGCCGAACGATCCCGGCAAGGGTGCGCTCGAACTCGGCCTGCGCTATTCGTCGATCGACCTCGACGACGGCAGCGTGCTTGGTGGCGAGGAACAGAACTGGACGGTCGGCGCCAACTGGTACTGGCGCTCGAACTTCAAGCTGGCGCTCGACTACACCGCGGTGAGCAGCGAGAAAAACGGGGTCTCCGATGACCCGAACCTCGTCACCGCCCGCTTCCAGTTCATGTTCTGA
- the pstS gene encoding phosphate ABC transporter substrate-binding protein PstS encodes MLPSLKSKFLVAALAFSACGIAPAADVIGAGSTFVYPVMAKWSADYRAATQTKINYQAIGSGGGIAQIKARTVDFGASDKPLDTAELDAAGLVQFPLVIGGVVPVVNVAGVAPGGLRFNGTVLADIFLGKIKRWNDPAIAALNPGVTLPDQAITVVHRSDGSGTTFNFTNYLSKVNAEWKARAGEGITVRWPVGIGGKGNEGVAAYVKQIKGGIGYVELTYALQSKMSYAVMQNVAGEFVAPNEESFQAAADSAAWDQARDFNLVITNAPGAKAWPIAATVFVMMNKQPKNAENARAALAYFDWVFANGAAQASALHYVSLPAKVQEQAKAHWTQALKF; translated from the coding sequence ATGCTGCCTTCGCTCAAGAGCAAGTTCCTCGTCGCCGCACTGGCATTCAGTGCCTGCGGCATCGCGCCGGCGGCCGATGTCATCGGTGCCGGTTCCACCTTCGTCTATCCGGTCATGGCGAAGTGGTCGGCCGACTATCGTGCGGCGACTCAGACCAAGATCAACTATCAGGCCATCGGCTCGGGCGGTGGTATTGCGCAGATCAAGGCCAGAACCGTCGATTTCGGCGCTTCGGACAAGCCGCTCGATACCGCTGAACTGGATGCCGCCGGCCTCGTGCAGTTCCCGCTGGTGATCGGCGGCGTGGTGCCGGTCGTCAACGTCGCGGGCGTGGCACCGGGTGGCCTTCGTTTCAATGGCACGGTCTTGGCCGACATCTTCCTCGGCAAGATCAAGCGCTGGAACGATCCGGCCATCGCCGCACTGAATCCCGGCGTGACCCTGCCCGACCAGGCGATCACGGTCGTGCATCGTTCCGATGGATCCGGCACCACGTTCAATTTCACGAACTACCTGTCCAAGGTCAATGCCGAGTGGAAGGCCAGGGCGGGCGAGGGCATTACCGTGCGCTGGCCGGTCGGCATCGGCGGCAAGGGCAATGAAGGCGTGGCGGCCTATGTGAAGCAGATCAAGGGTGGCATCGGCTATGTCGAGCTGACCTACGCATTGCAGAGCAAGATGAGCTACGCCGTGATGCAGAATGTCGCCGGCGAATTCGTCGCGCCGAACGAGGAAAGCTTCCAGGCTGCGGCCGACAGTGCCGCCTGGGACCAGGCCCGGGATTTCAATCTGGTCATCACCAATGCGCCGGGCGCGAAGGCCTGGCCGATCGCTGCAACCGTGTTCGTGATGATGAACAAGCAGCCCAAGAATGCCGAGAATGCCAGGGCTGCGCTCGCCTATTTCGACTGGGTGTTTGCCAATGGTGCCGCTCAGGCCAGTGCGCTGCATTACGTTTCCTTGCCCGCCAAGGTGCAGGAGCAGGCCAAGGCGCACTGGACACAGGCGTTGAAGTTCTGA
- the pstC gene encoding phosphate ABC transporter permease subunit PstC, translating into MQEALIAAAERRAVRDTRQDRFFRWLLAGAGLFVLLALGGAALSMLWGGREALVAFGLDFITSSNWDPIGQQFGAWVAIYGTLVTASIAMLIAVPVSFGIALFLTEVAPSWLRTPVGTAIELLAGIPSIIYGMWGLFVFVPMLAEHVYPWVDANLGQWPIIGSLFAGPPLGIGTLTAGLVLAIMVVPFISSVMRDVFLTVPTRLKESAYALGSTRWEVVWDVVLPYTRSAVIGGIFLGLGRALGETMAVTFVLGNAHELSASLLMPGNSIAATIANEFAEADTDLYRSSLIALGFLLFVVTFIVLALAKWMLRQLAKREGL; encoded by the coding sequence ATGCAGGAAGCACTGATCGCTGCTGCCGAACGGCGCGCCGTCCGCGACACGCGCCAGGACCGATTCTTCCGCTGGCTGTTGGCGGGCGCGGGGCTGTTTGTGTTGCTGGCGCTCGGTGGTGCGGCCTTGTCGATGCTCTGGGGCGGACGCGAAGCGCTCGTCGCATTCGGCCTCGACTTCATCACCAGCAGCAACTGGGACCCGATCGGCCAGCAGTTCGGCGCCTGGGTGGCGATCTACGGCACGCTGGTGACGGCGTCGATCGCGATGTTGATCGCGGTGCCGGTGAGCTTCGGCATCGCGTTGTTCCTGACCGAGGTCGCGCCATCGTGGCTGCGTACGCCGGTCGGCACCGCCATCGAATTGCTCGCCGGCATCCCGTCGATCATCTATGGCATGTGGGGTCTGTTCGTATTCGTGCCGATGCTGGCGGAGCACGTGTATCCGTGGGTCGACGCAAACCTCGGGCAATGGCCGATCATCGGTTCCTTGTTCGCCGGTCCGCCGCTCGGCATCGGCACGCTGACCGCGGGACTGGTGCTCGCGATCATGGTCGTGCCCTTCATCTCCTCGGTGATGCGCGACGTGTTCCTGACCGTGCCGACCCGCTTGAAGGAATCGGCCTACGCGCTCGGTTCGACGCGTTGGGAAGTGGTCTGGGACGTGGTGCTGCCGTACACGCGTTCGGCCGTGATCGGCGGCATCTTTCTCGGGCTCGGGCGCGCGCTGGGCGAGACCATGGCCGTCACCTTCGTGCTCGGAAACGCGCATGAACTGTCGGCGTCGCTGCTGATGCCGGGCAACTCGATCGCGGCGACGATCGCCAATGAATTCGCCGAAGCCGATACCGATCTTTATCGCTCCTCGCTGATCGCACTCGGCTTCCTGCTGTTCGTCGTCACCTTCATCGTGCTGGCCTTGGCCAAGTGGATGTTGCGCCAGTTGGCGAAGCGGGAGGGCCTCTGA
- the pstA gene encoding phosphate ABC transporter permease PstA has translation MGADLIFLKRRIINAVALLLSAAAAVLGLAALAWILWTTLSKGIAAFNVALFTQMTPPPGEAGGLANALFGSIVMCLLATAIGTPIGIAAGTYIAEYANRHWIGGTIRFVNDILLSAPSIVLGLFVYTLVVRPMGGFSGFAGVIALAFIVLPVVVRTTDDMLKLVPSQMREAALSLGIPQWKVTLQILYRAAAPGIVTGVLLALARISGETAPLLFTALNNQYWSADLSEPIASAPVVIFQYAMSPFEDWHALAWAGAFLITVFVLALSLFARLVLLRKRVAHD, from the coding sequence ATGGGCGCCGACCTGATCTTCCTGAAACGTCGCATCATCAATGCCGTGGCGCTGTTGTTGTCGGCAGCGGCGGCCGTGCTCGGGTTGGCCGCGCTCGCCTGGATCCTCTGGACGACGCTGAGCAAGGGTATCGCCGCGTTCAACGTCGCGTTGTTCACGCAGATGACACCGCCGCCGGGCGAGGCCGGCGGGCTCGCGAACGCGCTGTTCGGCAGCATCGTGATGTGCCTGCTCGCGACCGCGATCGGGACGCCGATCGGCATCGCCGCCGGCACCTACATCGCCGAATACGCAAACCGGCACTGGATCGGCGGCACGATCCGCTTTGTCAACGACATCCTGTTGTCGGCCCCGTCGATCGTGCTCGGTCTGTTCGTTTACACCCTGGTCGTGCGCCCGATGGGCGGCTTCTCCGGATTCGCCGGCGTGATCGCACTCGCCTTCATCGTGCTGCCGGTGGTGGTGCGCACCACCGACGACATGCTCAAGCTGGTGCCGTCGCAGATGCGCGAAGCAGCGCTGTCGCTAGGAATTCCCCAGTGGAAGGTGACCCTGCAGATCCTGTACCGCGCAGCGGCGCCCGGCATCGTCACCGGCGTGCTGCTCGCGCTCGCGCGCATCAGCGGCGAAACCGCGCCGCTGCTGTTCACGGCGCTGAACAACCAGTATTGGAGCGCCGATCTGTCCGAGCCGATCGCGAGCGCGCCCGTGGTGATTTTCCAGTACGCGATGAGTCCGTTCGAAGACTGGCACGCGCTGGCCTGGGCCGGCGCCTTCCTGATCACCGTGTTCGTGCTGGCGCTGTCGCTGTTCGCGCGCCTGGTCCTGCTACGCAAGCGAGTCGCCCATGACTGA
- the pstB gene encoding phosphate ABC transporter ATP-binding protein PstB, with protein MTDLRTAVAARGVLPASATKMSVRGLNFHYGDFQALKDVRLDIPEKRVTAMIGPSGCGKSTLLRVFNRIYSIYPGMSASGEVLLDGENILDARYSVNRLRAKVGMVFQKPVPFPMSIHDNIAYGIKHYERLNKADMADRVEQALRQAALWDEVKDKLKQSANGLSGGQQQRLCIARAIALKPDVLLLDEPTSALDPIATGRIEQLIAELRNDFTIVIVTHNMQQAARCSDFTAFMYLGELVEHGVTEQIFTQPSVRRTEDYITGRFG; from the coding sequence ATGACTGATCTCCGCACGGCCGTCGCTGCGCGCGGCGTCCTTCCCGCAAGCGCCACCAAGATGTCGGTGCGCGGCCTGAATTTCCACTACGGTGATTTTCAGGCGCTCAAGGACGTGCGTCTCGACATTCCCGAGAAGCGCGTCACCGCGATGATCGGACCGAGCGGCTGCGGCAAGAGCACGCTGTTGCGGGTGTTCAACCGCATCTATTCGATCTACCCGGGCATGTCAGCTTCGGGCGAAGTGCTGCTCGACGGCGAGAACATTCTCGACGCACGCTATTCGGTCAACCGCCTGCGTGCCAAGGTCGGCATGGTGTTCCAGAAGCCGGTGCCGTTCCCGATGTCGATCCACGACAACATCGCCTACGGCATCAAGCATTACGAGCGATTGAACAAGGCTGACATGGCCGATCGCGTCGAGCAGGCCTTGCGCCAGGCGGCCTTGTGGGACGAGGTCAAGGACAAGCTGAAGCAGAGCGCGAATGGCCTGTCCGGTGGCCAGCAGCAACGCCTGTGCATCGCGCGCGCGATCGCGTTGAAGCCCGACGTGCTGCTGCTGGACGAGCCGACCTCGGCGCTGGATCCGATCGCGACCGGTCGCATCGAGCAGCTGATCGCCGAGCTGCGCAACGATTTCACCATCGTCATCGTCACCCACAACATGCAGCAGGCCGCGCGCTGTTCCGACTTCACCGCCTTCATGTACCTGGGCGAGCTGGTCGAGCATGGCGTCACCGAACAGATCTTCACGCAGCCTTCGGTGCGTCGCACCGAGGACTACATCACCGGCCGATTCGGCTGA